In the genome of Drosophila pseudoobscura strain MV-25-SWS-2005 chromosome 3, UCI_Dpse_MV25, whole genome shotgun sequence, one region contains:
- the Lfg gene encoding protein lifeguard 1 isoform X3 gives MSNHFQYDAEADKNFDFDDQSIRKGFIRKVYLILMVQLLITFGFVSVFTFSKGTQEWVQKNPYLVWIALVVLIVTMISMACCESVRRKTPLNFIFLFLFTIAESFLLGMVAGQYEANEVLMAVGITAAVSLGLTIFALQTKWDFTMCGGVLVACLVVFIIFGIIAIFIPGQVIGLVYASLGALLFSVYLVYDTQLMLGGNHKYSISPEEYIFAALNLYLDIVNIFMYILTIIGLARS, from the exons ATGAGCAACCACTTTCAATACG ATGCGGAGGCCGACAAGAACTTCGATTTTGATGACCAGAGCATCAGGAAGGGCTTCATTAGGAAGGTCTACCTCATTCTGATG GTACAACTGCTGATTACTTTTGGTTTTGTCAGCGTGTTCACCTTCTCAAAGGGCACACAGGAATGGGTCCAGAAGAACCCATACCTCGTTTGGATCGCCCTG GTCGTTCTCATTGTGACTATGATCTCCATGGCCTGCTGCGAGAGCGTTCGTCGGAAAACGCCACTCAACTTTAtattcctgttcctgttcacAATCGCCGAGTCCTTCCTGCTGGGAATGGTGGCCGGCCAGTACGAGGCCAATGAGGTGCTGATGGCCGTGGGAATCACGGCAGCCGTGTCCTTGGGACTCACCATCTTCGCATTGCAAACCAAGTGGGACTTCACGATGTGCGGCGGAGTGCTAGTCGCCTGCCTGGTGGTCTTCATCATCTTTGGCATTATTGCCATCTTCATACCAGGCCAGGTGATCGGTCTAGTGTACGCCTCGCTGGGTGCCCTGCTCTTCTCCGTGTATCTGGTATACGACACGCAGCTGATGCTGGGCGGCAACCACAAGTACTCCATCAGTCCCGAGGAGTACATCTTCGCGGCCCTCAACCTCTACTTGGACATTGTCAACATCTTTATGTACATACTGACCATCATCGGATTGGCCCGCAGCTAG
- the Lfg gene encoding protein lifeguard 1 isoform X1: MSNHFQYGDETGAYTDAEADKNFDFDDQSIRKGFIRKVYLILMVQLLITFGFVSVFTFSKGTQEWVQKNPYLVWIALVVLIVTMISMACCESVRRKTPLNFIFLFLFTIAESFLLGMVAGQYEANEVLMAVGITAAVSLGLTIFALQTKWDFTMCGGVLVACLVVFIIFGIIAIFIPGQVIGLVYASLGALLFSVYLVYDTQLMLGGNHKYSISPEEYIFAALNLYLDIVNIFMYILTIIGLARS, encoded by the exons ATGAGCAACCACTTTCAATACG GCGATGAAACTGGCGCCTACACAGATGCGGAGGCCGACAAGAACTTCGATTTTGATGACCAGAGCATCAGGAAGGGCTTCATTAGGAAGGTCTACCTCATTCTGATG GTACAACTGCTGATTACTTTTGGTTTTGTCAGCGTGTTCACCTTCTCAAAGGGCACACAGGAATGGGTCCAGAAGAACCCATACCTCGTTTGGATCGCCCTG GTCGTTCTCATTGTGACTATGATCTCCATGGCCTGCTGCGAGAGCGTTCGTCGGAAAACGCCACTCAACTTTAtattcctgttcctgttcacAATCGCCGAGTCCTTCCTGCTGGGAATGGTGGCCGGCCAGTACGAGGCCAATGAGGTGCTGATGGCCGTGGGAATCACGGCAGCCGTGTCCTTGGGACTCACCATCTTCGCATTGCAAACCAAGTGGGACTTCACGATGTGCGGCGGAGTGCTAGTCGCCTGCCTGGTGGTCTTCATCATCTTTGGCATTATTGCCATCTTCATACCAGGCCAGGTGATCGGTCTAGTGTACGCCTCGCTGGGTGCCCTGCTCTTCTCCGTGTATCTGGTATACGACACGCAGCTGATGCTGGGCGGCAACCACAAGTACTCCATCAGTCCCGAGGAGTACATCTTCGCGGCCCTCAACCTCTACTTGGACATTGTCAACATCTTTATGTACATACTGACCATCATCGGATTGGCCCGCAGCTAG
- the Lfg gene encoding protein lifeguard 1 isoform X2, which yields MYHYQQGDETGAYTDAEADKNFDFDDQSIRKGFIRKVYLILMVQLLITFGFVSVFTFSKGTQEWVQKNPYLVWIALVVLIVTMISMACCESVRRKTPLNFIFLFLFTIAESFLLGMVAGQYEANEVLMAVGITAAVSLGLTIFALQTKWDFTMCGGVLVACLVVFIIFGIIAIFIPGQVIGLVYASLGALLFSVYLVYDTQLMLGGNHKYSISPEEYIFAALNLYLDIVNIFMYILTIIGLARS from the exons atgtatCACTACCAGCAAG GCGATGAAACTGGCGCCTACACAGATGCGGAGGCCGACAAGAACTTCGATTTTGATGACCAGAGCATCAGGAAGGGCTTCATTAGGAAGGTCTACCTCATTCTGATG GTACAACTGCTGATTACTTTTGGTTTTGTCAGCGTGTTCACCTTCTCAAAGGGCACACAGGAATGGGTCCAGAAGAACCCATACCTCGTTTGGATCGCCCTG GTCGTTCTCATTGTGACTATGATCTCCATGGCCTGCTGCGAGAGCGTTCGTCGGAAAACGCCACTCAACTTTAtattcctgttcctgttcacAATCGCCGAGTCCTTCCTGCTGGGAATGGTGGCCGGCCAGTACGAGGCCAATGAGGTGCTGATGGCCGTGGGAATCACGGCAGCCGTGTCCTTGGGACTCACCATCTTCGCATTGCAAACCAAGTGGGACTTCACGATGTGCGGCGGAGTGCTAGTCGCCTGCCTGGTGGTCTTCATCATCTTTGGCATTATTGCCATCTTCATACCAGGCCAGGTGATCGGTCTAGTGTACGCCTCGCTGGGTGCCCTGCTCTTCTCCGTGTATCTGGTATACGACACGCAGCTGATGCTGGGCGGCAACCACAAGTACTCCATCAGTCCCGAGGAGTACATCTTCGCGGCCCTCAACCTCTACTTGGACATTGTCAACATCTTTATGTACATACTGACCATCATCGGATTGGCCCGCAGCTAG